A region from the Aegilops tauschii subsp. strangulata cultivar AL8/78 chromosome 5, Aet v6.0, whole genome shotgun sequence genome encodes:
- the LOC109748539 gene encoding probable polyamine transporter At3g13620: MNQEILTDRQPSQSEEQGQHPQPHGAVAQEHAPHDQQLQQGGGRTPASSGHLRRKITLIPLVFLIYFEVAGGPYGSEKAVRAAGPLFTLLGFLVFPFAWGVPESLVTAELAAAFPGNGGFVRWADHAFGPLAGSLLGTWKYLSIVINIAAYPALVADYLGGVAPAVAEPGRTRTGTVIGMTLFLSFVNYAGLSIVGWGTVALGIVSLAPFVLMTAMAVPKVRPRRWASQVNGRKDWRLFFNTLFWNLNYWDSASTMAGEVERPERTFPRALAVAVVLIAVSYLLPLMAATGATDAPPDAWVNGYLADAAGIIGGPWLKYWTGAGAVISSIGMFEAQMSSGSFQLLGMAELGLVPSVFARRAAYTGTPWVAIAASTAVTIAVSFLGFDDVVATANFLYSLGTLLEFASFIWLRVKHPALKRPYRVPLPLPALVAMCAVPSAFLAYVCAVAGWRVFAVAAGLTALGVGWHGIMRECRARKLLRFNNVVAAVHQEDAEDTV; this comes from the exons ATGAACCAAGAAATCCTAACTGACAGACAACCATCACAGAGTGAGGAACAAGGACAACATCCACAGCCGCATGGGGCCGTCGCGCAAGAGCACGCACCACATGACCAGCAGCTGCAGCAAGGCGGCGGCCGGACCCCGGCGTCGTCCGGCCACCTGCGGCGCAAGATCACTCTGATTCCGCTCGTCTTCCTCATCTACTTCGAGGTGGCAGGCGGCCCGTACGGCTCCGAGAAGGCCGTCCGCGCGGCGGGCCCGCTGTTCACGCTGCTCGGCTTCCTCGTCTTCCCCTTCGCGTGGGGCGTCCCGGAGTCGCTCGTCACCGCAGAGCTCGCCGCCGCGTTCCCGGGCAACGGCGGCTTCGTCCGGTGGGCCGACCACGCCTTCGGCCCGCTCGCGGGCTCCCTCCTCGGTACGTGGAAGTACCTCAGCATCGTCATCAACATCGCCGCCTACCCGGCCCTCGTCGCCGACTACCTTGGCGGCGTGGCCCCCGCGGTCGCGGAGCCCGGCAGGACGCGCACGGGCACGGTGATCGGCATGACGCTGTTCCTCTCGTTCGTGAACTACGCTGGCCTGAGCATTGTCGGCTGGGGCACGGTGGCGCTGGGGATAGTGTCGCTGGCCCCGTTCGTGCTGATGACGGCGATGGCGGTGCCCAAGGTGCGGCCGCGTCGGTGGGCGTCGCAGGTGAatgggaggaaggactggaggcTCTTCTTCAACACGCTCTTCTGGAACCTCAACTACTGGGACAGCGCGAGCACCATGGCCGGCGAGGTGGAGCGGCCGGAGCGGACGTTCCCGCGGGCGCTGGCGGTGGCGGTTGTCCTGATCGCCGTCAGTTACCTGCTGCCGCTTATGGCCGCCACTGGCGCCACGGATGCACCGCCGGATGCCTGGGTCAATGGCTACTTGGCCGACGCCGCAG GCATTATCGGGGGCCCATGGCTCAAGTACTGGACGGGGGCCGGTGCGGTGATTTCCTCCATCGGCATGTTCGAGGCCCAGATGAGTAGTGGCTCGTTCCAGCTCCTCGGGATGGCGGAACTCGGCCTCGTCCCGTCCGTCTTCGCCCGCCGCGCTGCCTATACCGGGACCCCATGGGTAGCCATCGCCGCGTCGACCGCCGTCACGATCGCCGTCTCCTTCCTCGGCTTCGACGACGTCGTCGCCACCGCCAACTTCTTGTATAGCTTGGGCACGCTGCTCGAGTTCGCCTCCTTCATCTGGCTCCGTGTCAAGCACCCGGCGCTGAAGCGCCCCTACCGCGTGCCACTGCCGCTGCCTGCGCTCGTGGCCATGTGCGCTGTGCCGTCGGCTTTTCTGGCCTATGTGTGCGCGGTGGCTGGGTGGAGGGTGTTCGCCGTGGCGGCTGGGCTGACGGCTCTCGGTGTCGGCTGGCATGGCATCATGAGGGAGTGCAGGGCTAGGAAGTTGCTCAGGTTCAACAACGTGGTTGCTGCTGTCCATCAGGAGGATGCTGAAGACACGGTGTGA